In a genomic window of Telopea speciosissima isolate NSW1024214 ecotype Mountain lineage chromosome 5, Tspe_v1, whole genome shotgun sequence:
- the LOC122660815 gene encoding glycine-rich protein 2-like isoform X1 translates to MAQGKRSTGVVKWFNGQKGFGFIAPDDGSDDLFVHQTSIRTDGFRTLSDGEQVEFEIERGDDGRTKAVDVTGLNGSDVSGGAGGGGGGRGFSGGRGRGSYGSYGAGFGRGWRSGGRGGRSGGGYGGGGASYGGGGGGACYNCGQTGHLARECNQGSGGGRYGGGGDYSGGGGYSGGGGGGYSGGGGGCYNCGEQGHFARECPNGQR, encoded by the coding sequence ATGGCGCAAGGCAAGAGATCTACGGGGGTCGTGAAATGGTTTAATGGGCAGAAGGGTTTTGGTTTCATTGCTCCTGACGATGGTAGCGACGATCTTTTCGTCCATCAAACATCGATCCGTACTGATGGGTTCAGGACTCTATCGGACGGTGAGCAGGTCGAATTCGAGATCGAACGCGGTGATGATGGACGAACGAAGGCTGTAGATGTGACTGGACTGAACGGATCTGATGTCTCCGgcggtgctggtggtggtggtggtggacgTGGGTTTTCTGGCGGAAGAGGGAGGGGCTCTTACGGCAGTTATGGTGCTGGGTTTGGGAGAGGATGGAGGAGTGGTGGCAGAGGAGGGAGGTCCGGTGGAGGTTATGGAGGTGGCGGTGCTAGTtatggtggtggcggcggtggcgCGTGCTATAATTGTGGGCAGACTGGTCACTTGGCGAGGGAGTGTAATCAGGGAAGTGGAGGTGGGAGATATGGTGGCGGCGGTGATTATTCAGGTGGTGGCGGTTattctggtggtggtggtggtggttattCCGGTGGTGGCGGGGGTTGTTATAACTGTGGTGAGCAAGGGCATTTTGCGAGGGAATGTCCGAACGGCCAGAGATAA
- the LOC122660815 gene encoding glycine-rich protein 2-like isoform X2 translates to MAQGKRSTGVVKWFNGQKGFGFIAPDDGSDDLFVHQTSIRTDGFRTLSDGEQVEFEIERGDDGRTKAVDVTGLNGSDVSGGAGGGGGGRGFSGGRGRGSYGSYGAGFGRGWRSGGRGGRSGGGYGGGGASYGGGGGGACYNCGQTGHLARECNQGSGGGRYGGGYSGGGGGCYNCGEQGHFARECPNGQR, encoded by the exons ATGGCGCAAGGCAAGAGATCTACGGGGGTCGTGAAATGGTTTAATGGGCAGAAGGGTTTTGGTTTCATTGCTCCTGACGATGGTAGCGACGATCTTTTCGTCCATCAAACATCGATCCGTACTGATGGGTTCAGGACTCTATCGGACGGTGAGCAGGTCGAATTCGAGATCGAACGCGGTGATGATGGACGAACGAAGGCTGTAGATGTGACTGGACTGAACGGATCTGATGTCTCCGgcggtgctggtggtggtggtggtggacgTGGGTTTTCTGGCGGAAGAGGGAGGGGCTCTTACGGCAGTTATGGTGCTGGGTTTGGGAGAGGATGGAGGAGTGGTGGCAGAGGAGGGAGGTCCGGTGGAGGTTATGGAGGTGGCGGTGCTAGTtatggtggtggcggcggtggcgCGTGCTATAATTGTGGGCAGACTGGTCACTTGGCGAGGGAGTGTAATCAGGGAAGTGGAGGTGGGAGATATG gtggtggttattCCGGTGGTGGCGGGGGTTGTTATAACTGTGGTGAGCAAGGGCATTTTGCGAGGGAATGTCCGAACGGCCAGAGATAA